A stretch of the Vigna radiata var. radiata cultivar VC1973A chromosome 7, Vradiata_ver6, whole genome shotgun sequence genome encodes the following:
- the LOC106767267 gene encoding glycosyltransferase family 92 protein RCOM_0530710 — MDSKPEQPRKRKHKLPQKSIFLYFSFFLFIFFFCSSHHSFYSHPSLPSSTLTLPTPLHVHHRILFPDHLLLMLSNTKIIPSHLLHCVYFLNASPNPLLLPLLSTDRYDEFRSIARCPLPPTNFSAVDLTWRGMDHHRPVRTTPHNWEKLVYEAILDNDTVVVFAKGLNLRPHRVSDATLFRCHFGLPNGAFLLTTKAVSAAQEVVRCSLPQSIGNSPEKGRGMSVSVSHVRGKGVIPSVARIGGCEKTGGVKEKKTLELCACTMVWNQARAMREWVMYHAWLGVERWFIYDNNSDDEIDEVVRELEDKGYDIRRVIWPWVKSQEAGFSHCVVRAKEECKWVGFLDVDEFFYMNEMRRNGLRSMVGNFSSWKSVAEIRTGCHNFGPSGLTTHPNRGVGVGYTCRLRSPERHKSIVRPDLVDVSLLNVVHHFELREGFEAINVPVSVAVINHYKYQVWETFKAKFLRRVATYVVDWKEEVNIGSKDRVPGLGTQPIEPGDWGFRFCEVWDTRLRDFLLSNFSHPQTRLFPWETPSP; from the coding sequence ATGGATTCAAAACCAGAACAACCTCGTAAAAGGAAACACAAGCTGcctcaaaaatcaatttttctatacttctccttcttcctcttcatcttcttcttctgctcCTCACACCACTCCTTTTACTCTCACCCTTCCCTTCCTTCATCCACTCTCACCCTCCCCACACCCCTCCACGTCCACCACCGTATTCTCTTCCCCGATCACCTCCTTCTCATGCTCTCCAACACCAAAATTATCCCTTCTCACCTACTCCACTGCGTCTACTTCCTCAACGCCTCACCCAATCCGCTTCTGCTCCCGCTTCTCTCCACCGACCGCTACGATGAATTCCGCTCCATAGCGCGCTGTCCACTTCCCCCTACAAATTTCTCCGCCGTCGATTTGACATGGCGCGGCATGGACCATCACCGCCCGGTGAGAACCACCCCTCACAATTGGGAGAAGTTAGTGTACGAGGCCATACTCGACAACGACACCGTGGTGGTGTTCGCCAAAGGGCTAAACCTCCGTCCCCACAGGGTTTCCGACGCGACCTTATTCCGGTGTCACTTTGGGCTTCCAAACGGTGCGTTTTTGTTAACCACGAAGGCGGTCTCGGCGGCTCAGGAAGTTGTGCGGTGTTCGTTGCCGCAGAGTATTGGGAACAGCCCCGAGAAGGGTCGAGGAATGAGCGTGAGCGTGAGTCACGTGCGGGGCAAGGGTGTGATACCCTCCGTGGCGAGAATCGGCGGGTGTGAGAAAACGGGCGGAGTGAAGGAGAAGAAGACGTTGGAACTGTGCGCGTGCACGATGGTGTGGAACCAGGCACGTGCGATGCGGGAGTGGGTTATGTACCACGCGTGGCTGGGCGTGGAGCGGTGGTTCATTTACGACAACAACAGTGACGATGAGATCGATGAAGTGGTAAGAGAGCTTGAGGATAAAGGTTACGATATCAGGAGAGTGATATGGCCTTGGGTTAAAAGCCAAGAAGCAGGGTTTTCTCATTGTGTGGTGAGGGCGAAAGAGGAATGCAAGTGGGTGGGGTTCTTGGACGTTGATGAGTTTTTCTACATGAACGAAATGCGACGGAATGGTCTGAGATCAATGGTTGGAAATTTCTCGTCTTGGAAATCGGTTGCGGAGATTAGGACAGGGTGTCATAATTTCGGTCCGTCCGGATTAACGACGCACCCTAACAGAGGAGTGGGAGTAGGGTACACCTGCAGGCTTAGGAGTCCCGAAAGGCACAAGTCAATTGTGCGGCCTGATTTGGTTGATGTTAGTCTTCTGAATGTGGTGCATCATTTTGAGTTAAGGGAAGGGTTTGAAGCCATAAACGTTCCTGTCTCCGTTGCGGTTATAAATCACTATAAGTATCAAGTGTGGGAGACGTTTAAGGCTAAGTTCTTGAGAAGGGTTGCTACCTATGTGGTGGATTGGAAGGAGGAAGTGAACATTGGATCGAAGGACAGGGTCCCTGGACTCGGAACCCAACCTATTGAACCAGGTGATTGGGGGTTCAGATTTTGTGAGGTTTGGGACACTCGTCTCAGGGACTTTCTTCTCTCTAATTTTTCTCATCCCCAAACACGACTCTTCCCCTGGGAAACCCCTTCTCCATAG